DNA from Rosa rugosa chromosome 6, drRosRugo1.1, whole genome shotgun sequence:
TCTATAATTGAAATATTTCACATAGAACATGAATGGAAGTAATCATGCACAACTGAAATATCAAAGACTCAAAGCACATGTTTCCCCTGGAGCTTGAACCCCATGAATATCCAACTGTGGTAGTTCAGGGAGGTCTCTCATAGCGTCAATGCATAAGAGACCTCCCTGATTTCAAAAAGATAATTTGTTAGCactgaggaaaagaaaaaagagaaggatAGACAAGTTTAATTCTTTTTAATATTGCTTCGGACAGCTTTTCACAACAAAGAAGTCACACAATTGCTACATTGTATGGCCATGAAGGAAAGAATCCGTGGATAGTCTACAGTTGTGGAGGTAAAAGGGATCTCAAAAGTTTACAGTTGATTTTAAACGAAGATATGAGCATCTAGGACATGAATGTTAACTTTGGCATCTATCCAGATTATTCAAATACAGGTAATCTCACAATTGGGACCCCTCAGCATAACTTCACATAGATGGTGAAAACCATGAATTTTCAGATGCAGTAATTTGGTGAGGTCCCTGCTAGATTCGGGGGTAAGTAGTTTTTCACATCATTGTTGGAGGGATCACAATTGTCTGACAACCGCAAATGAATGAAGGTCTGAAGTCTTCTGGCAGATATTTTACTTACAAtaattttcattgaacatgTCTCCCTcaacccaaaataagaacaataatgttcaTCCTTATCAATGTATCTTTTGGTTATACTAGAGGATGAACTCCCCCATCACAAAAACTAGTACTTATACGGGAAAAGAAATAATGGGACACAAAACATGAGGATAACTGATAATTTAAATAACAAGATGAAAGTGATAGAGggaacaagaacaaacacacatTATACTCTTACCTTTGGAATTTAAGAAGTCAGCACCCTCACGCAGACTATCCTCAGTGCTTCTTTTGTTTGCATAGCTTCCACTTTAGGTGGATACTTGTCATTCTCATAGCTGATGCTGATTAAAATCACATGTTTCCTACTCGGTCCGGTCAGCAATTCCGGCCTTCCCGCTTCGGCGATTTGTCGTAGACGCGTCGATCTTCTCCTGGATCTCCATCGCCACATGCTTCTTCAGCTTCGCCTTCCCCGTCATCGTTGCTCGGCATTCCTGTCAGACCACCGGTGAGTCGCCGGCGCCTAtggaggtcggagaggaagatCCAAGCTTGAGTTTGGGTTTTCGGATCCTCGAGACGCTCCAACATTGATCTCAGAGTAGAGTAGATCCCAACGACGCGTTGTTCTTCGCCTTTCACACTCTCTCGAGGTCTGTGTAtgtgtggaggaggaggagaagagagagagagagagagaggaggaggagcagtTGATGAGGGTTGAGACGGGCTTGAGGGAGAGAGATAGCTGCCGATGGCAGTTTTCGTAAATATTGTTAGTTTTAGTGTTAGATAGTTAATgcgtgaccttaattatcatggggacATTTGTCATACCTAGATTATAATAAgacactttaaaatgacctcttttatcattatccctttaaataacgaattccttcgttttttttccacagagaaatttaaaattttcaatctgataATGCAAAACGAgagaattggcttttaggaattataaaatcctcactttcaattaaattccatcattttttccctcatccaaagttccaaacacactctaaacATAGAAAGTCGAATCCTAAAAAAGTAAAGGTTGGGGCATGAAGGAGCGTCCTGGCAaggcgaaacctaggtttcgtgaCAGCGACAGGGAGTCTTGTGCTCTCCAGACCGGGCAGAGGCGAATGGACGGCGGCGTGGGCTTGGAGAGACCGTGGCCTCTCCTGCAACGGCGTTGGGCACTCGATCAAGATTTTCAAAGGCTCCGGTTGAGTTGTTTCTCGGCCGAGGGTGGTTTTCTGAAGGTGGTCTGGAGGATCGGGTCGGAGCTGCCGAGTTGGTGTCGACGTCGGCGGTTGTCGGGGCGATTGGGATCTGTGTCGACTCGGCGGCGTCCACTGACCAAGTTTGGGGTCAGATCTGGACGGCAGGAGGAGTTGGTTCCTTCGATGGCGTCGAGCTGGGGCAACCTCAACTCGAGCTATGGCAACGCCGGTGTGCGACACTTTGTGGAGAAGGCAGGAGAGCCTTCTGTACCGCCAGCGATACCTGGGTCGATGGTTGAGATTGGCCGGATGGAGTTCGGTGCGGCGGGAGGCTACGAGCAGGAAGAAGATCTGGAAAAGGCGGGAAACCCTAGTTTTGACCTAGGGTTGACCGCTGGGACTGGGCTGCTGATGGGCCGCTGTTGGCTGGGTTTAGGGCTGCGTTTTGTGGGCCGAAAGTGATTGGGCCAGCTTGGCTCAAATCTGAACAGAGGGGCTATATACTGCAGACCCCCACGAAGAGCCCGAGGAGCAACCTGATGCCTAGGTTGTTGGCTACTGAGGAGGCTGCGGATGGTGCTGGTTCCAACCCTACGGGGAAGGGACTCGCGCTTTCTTAGGTCCCCCAAGCTTCTAGACATTCTGGACTCAAGCCTTTTGTAgtaggggtaatttctatacgcttttctaagatgtttctcgttgatatttgtaccacaattgcgtgactgacatattagactagatgaatatttCTTCCTTGGAGAGCGAGACTACTCTTGCTTAGTTTTAGGCTTGCtgttcagcgagcgtccctttagatcTTAATGAGTTTAgagtggcttagataggttatccggTTTGTCCCGGTTTTCtaatgtaagttctgttagactctggcctgttttcatgACTCTAatatctaataacatcaaatccgttcaaaaaaaaaaaaacacactctAAACATATATTATCTCGTTTGGCtttcttaattattttttatccGGGTATTCTAAACTTGAAAACTATAAATTTTCATATGAAAAAGATGAATATGTATTGATTGCACAAATTTCTTACTTCAATTTTCATGAATCATCTAGGTAGATGAAACCAATAGTAAAAAATAGTAAGAATCAATCGTCTCAAATATTCAAATAGTAAGGAATCATCTAGGTAGATGAACCAAATCCCTTTACTTCTTCTGGTACAATAATCCCTTCATTTACTACTACTGCCAAAGTGGACATTTGTGTATTGTAATCGAATATTAAAGACAGAAAATTAGAACTCAAATTGCTGGAATAGGGATAACTAGCGTTTATCAGACACTTGGGGCATAAATTACAACCATATAAAGATGTTTCTTCTATCAATTTTAACTTAAGGTCTGGGAGTCTGTGGTATTCTAAACAGTGCATATATCGTAAAACAATCAGCCAAACACAAAACTCATCCAAAGCTACAAAAAGGCGCAACTCAGAACTGGGATGATAACTAAGCTTTACAAAGAGCTGGATCACCGAAGCATATAAGAATGGGGGAAAAAAGTTGAGTTTGAAATCCATGTGATTCAAGGATCAACATGCACAGCCTCCAGACTGTCCCTGTGACTGTGATGCATTTGGATTGGAGGACTTGAGGTTTACATCAACCATATCCTCTTGCTTTGTAGAAGAAAGTGTCTCCATTCCAGGTAGGGCTGCCGCAATCTTCCGAAAGAGAGCCTGGATTGAGATAAAATAAAGTTAAAAGCGAAAGATTACTCAACATCAAACAAAGATAATAACAAGCTAACAATTCAGCTGggccacaatttttttttttttcccctttatgAAATGAAGATGCAGTGTTTCATTTACTTAGATCTGAGCCTACTCAAAACCTAGTTTATGCTTTGCAACCACTGAAAGAAAATTCCCAATAAGTCATGGATTAAACTGATTCTGACCATTAGAAAGATAGTCTTCTCGTCAATAGTATTCTAGACACCCAAATAGTGACGAACGAGAACACATCTGGATAATAACCTCATTACTAAGAAACCAGTTCCCTTTGCCAAAAGTAGTATTGTGATTGGCTCCAGGCCCCACCCAAGACAATCACATGCATTAAGGCCTTACATTACCATGATGTTAGCAACTACAGATAATGTAGCTTACCTTGATATTGAAGCCAGCCTTGGCACTGGTTTCAATGAACATAACATTTAGGTCGCGAGCTTTGGCTTCTCCTTCCTCTATCGAAACTTGCCTGTCATTTATCAACAACATGCCCCAAATATGAGAATCAGAAGTGGCAAGATAAATCAGATGCAAAATACTAGCCTAATTGACAATGATATACAATCTGAAAGGTGTAGTATCATATTCATTGTAACCATCTACAACACCAAAACATTATTCACCATAAATGTTTAATGAATGTGCTTGCACACAGCTTGATCAAACCCATATCATTTTTTCAGATAGGTGAGGCAAGCATATGCATTTAACACTGTGGCAAAGTTACTTGCCTATAGTTTCTTTGAGTGACAAAGCTTATACTATatgaccccaaaaaaaaaaaaaggaaaaaaaaaaaaaaaggaaaaaaaaaaaaaaagacaaagttCATACATCTGTATTGGTATTATTAAAAAAACACTCATTCTCCAAAATCTACTAAAATTGCATCAAAATTCAAGAGTTCTCTTTACGAGGCTTCTCTTTTAATCATTTAATCTAttcaaaaattatttaaaaaattgaATCACTGCTTTCAGGAAAAAGAGCATAAATTGGACTTCGTAACCCTTTGATTCTTTCAACACATCACATTCACATAATAGTAACGAATAGGTCACTGTTGATGGTGTGACCATTAGTcatcgtgtgtgtgtgtgtgtgaaactACTATTCATCGTATTATATAACAAGTCACTAATTTAAACAGGAGTATGAATCCTGTTCCAAAGCACTTCCACCCACATTCAAACAACTTAATGAATCAACATTTGACAATCAGAAAAATTTTACCAATCTATGCAACTGAAAAGTGAAAGTGCAGTAGAAAACCAGAAATCAACTTTCTTCTAACTTAGTGCAAAGAACAACACAAATCATTACCTTTTATCTACAAGATCTGTTTTGTTTCCAACAAGTACAATGATAACATCACTTCCCCGCTCAGTGCGAACCTCTTCAATCCATTTGGAAGTGTTTAGGAACGACTGCCTGCCTATACCATAAGAATGAACCAAAAATAATCGGTGAAATTCATCAACCAATTGAATACAAATCCAATGATAATTTAGAAATGATATAGACTTCAAGATCATCCAGTTACTTTTGACAAAATATGTTGAAACAAAAACAAGTTCCTCATGGGTTGGGACTCTTAACAAGAACTTCTCCAAATGACATTGAGAAGTAAATGAGACTTGGAAAACAACTTTTTGGCTTCAAGAAAttagagacagagagagatcaTACTTGCAACATCATATACAATGACAGCCACAGAGGAATCCCGGATATAACTTGGAATCAGACTCCTGAATCTTTCCTGCCCAGCAGTGTCCCTGTTTAAAATTTCAAGATTTTATGTTTCAAACAAGATATAGAAAATGCCAATCTTCTCACATGGATGACTTAAGTAAGAATTAAGAAGCTATGCTAATCACCAAGAAACTACACAACAATGACATCCAAGTAACACAAAATAAAGTCATGTAATTGATGCAGCATCAATGGCAAGCTGTGATAAGACTATCACTTCATGAGATTAGAAGCCAAAGTCAGATCCTTGAAAGATGACAGAAATCATATTCATCAAAGTATTATTGAAAAGCATCAAAATACATATTTTGCTTACTGAAAATTAGTATTGTGTTattatctgattttttttctattgaAAGTCAAAGGTAAAACAAAAGCTGTAGTTGCAACCATTGCACCCCACAAGATTTTCTTGGACTAAGATTTATTATTAGCTCTCCTAATTTTTCTTTGGTCATGTTCAATATTTTTCAAAAAGTGTCTATGTCAACAGTTCTAGCAGAAAGAATCCAAAATCTATATTTCTCCTTCGTTCTGCTCGGTGAAACTTAGTATATGAAGTAGGTTAGTTTATCAAAGGCAAGCCTACACCCTAAAAATTCACTCCCTACTAATCATATCCACCTTCTGCAACTTCAAGACTTTGAAAGGGTTTATAACAATTCTAGAACCCACCACAATAGCAATTTAGGACGGTTCTGAACCTGTCTAAATGACTGTCTCAGCCTTAATAGAATAATTGGTTTACGATCAGGTTCTAGCAGACCTATGACGCCTTTCCAATCCTGAAAGTTTTTCTACCAAGaacagaagagaaaaagaaaaaaagaagggaaaaaaaaaaaaaaaaagagcaaaagAAAGCAAAATTCTCAAGTACGAAAACAGGACCAACCAGACAATAATGGTCACCCCGGACAAGATAATGGTGATGTGCCTAGTATTACAATAATGTATGCAACTAAGACACTACACCTTCAGTTTCCCATCAAAGCAACAAAAAGTACCAAATATCTAAGTCACTATTAAAAGCAGCCTTCACAGGAATAAACTAAGCAGAGGAAAACAGAGGAAAAACTCCATCCAAGCTTGAAAATACCGATCAATCAAAACCTTAATTTCACCAAGGGAACAAACTATTTATATTAGGAGACAGTGCATACTTGCATAAAATGTTGAGACACTGCACGTACTTCATGTGCTCATTTATGAGAGTACAAGACTACTAGTGACTTCTAAAAGACAATATTTTGTTACAAGCAACCTAAACCGAGTCAGTAAGTCCTCACAAATTAATATCACATCATAGAATGACAATGCCAAAGGAAGTAAACAAGAACTCAACTTTATATGATGAAAAGTGAGCGACATGTCATCCCACTGTACATAAAATTTATAACTAGATAGGGTAACTAGTAATTACACACAGAAAAGTATAAAGACTGACCAGAGCTGCAATCGAACGGTTCGATCTTCAAGGTACATTGTCTTTGACAGAAAATCAATGCCGATGGTAGCCTGATTGTCACAGAAAAACATATAATTACATAAAAGAAAACTTAAACTATTAACTTCAAGGCATAGGCTAAATGTTGGGGATAGACATAGGTAGAGTGGCAGCAAGATGAACCAAATGAATGGTCGTTTAGACATGTATATGTATGTTTCACATAAGGACTTTCAGATCTAGATAACTGGCAGGCTTTGAATGCATGCCATCGACCATATATAAAAAATGTTCTTACTTTAAGGACCTTGTTAGAGATTAAGCGCTTAAATATATAAAACCTAGGTCCTTACCGGATCACTTCTGCAGAAGGACATGTGTGATATATACTTACTCTACCGAGGTCTATAAATAAGAAGTTCCTTTCCACAAAGTTTTCATAACTCTTTCCCGTTAGCTTAGACATGGATCCTTCTTCAAGGATCCTCTAAGTTAAGGAAAGGTGACACTCCCACTCTCTCCAACCCCATTTCAAAATAGACTCAgtcccaatttcactacataccgATTCACGAGAGAGTAGGTCACCTTGGAGACCAAGATCGATCGATTATTTTGCTTTTTCTTGCCAGACAATCCATGAATGTTTACTGCCAAGACATTTACAGCCTTCTAATGTTACTGAAAATGAGTTTCACTCATTACTCTAGTTACTATTCCAACGCCGCTCTTTCTTTACCATCCATTATGTACACAACTCCCATTTTCCTATTGAAAATGAACATACAAGTGAGA
Protein-coding regions in this window:
- the LOC133717757 gene encoding ras-related protein RABH1b, yielding MAPVSALAKYKLVFLGDQSVGKTSIITRFMYDKFDNTYQATIGIDFLSKTMYLEDRTVRLQLWDTAGQERFRSLIPSYIRDSSVAVIVYDVASRQSFLNTSKWIEEVRTERGSDVIIVLVGNKTDLVDKRQVSIEEGEAKARDLNVMFIETSAKAGFNIKALFRKIAAALPGMETLSSTKQEDMVDVNLKSSNPNASQSQGQSGGCAC